A section of the Cydia amplana chromosome 15, ilCydAmpl1.1, whole genome shotgun sequence genome encodes:
- the LOC134654646 gene encoding RNA-binding protein 41-like, with protein sequence MCSEPLPKEFEKTSDVLPFTKYGVSTLEEFKKAEETVHHLEWLKKVGLTNEEIKLYQDDVAGLLDQRQKIESGVLNSQLEAINKKINDYQNKAGSSDQCDNQPSTSKQQGTVDILQRIHKKPRKFYPEGHPMHELKDIEDNIFGNLKDDNIIPITKRRKILRRLERKKQRVISQSIEVGTVPNVSKPPKPGSLWDVKEVPNGVKPETSKSNQIIGPKKQTVYTIKDNKIMRLEPVQQEERPDEYQAVDIVVPVNAAEEHLLEGTKMCVDDIKKIERFKDYEPGIPSKVLYLKNIAPAVTQEQLSLLFNQFVLDNGGPVDIRLMSGRMRGQAFVAFQNEDVAIQAMHEVNGTILSGQPVIAQFGRNTNRIDDR encoded by the exons ATGTG TTCCGAACCGTTACCAAAAGAGTTCGAAAAGACCTCCGATGTTTTACCATTTACGAAATATGGAGTATCTACGTTGGAAGAGTTCAAAAAGGCTGAAGAAACAGTGCATCATTTGGAATGGCTAAAGAAAGTGGGTTTAACGAATGAGGAAATAAAACTGTATCAAGACGATGTAGCAGGGCTTCTAGATCAGCGGCAGAAGATAGAATCCGGTGTTTTGAATAGTCAATTAGAGGcgataaataagaaaataaatgattatcagAATAAAGCAGGAAG TTCAGATCAATGTGATAACCAACCTAGTACTTCAAAACAACAGGGAACAGTTGATATTTTACAACGAATACATAAGAAACCAAGAAAGTTCTACCCAGAAGGCCATCCTATGCATGAATTAAAAGATATAGAAGATAATATATTTGGCAACTTGAAAGATGACAACATAATCCCTATAACTAAGCGGCGGAAAATCTTACGGCGACTAGAACGCAAGAAACAAAGAGTGATTTCACAAAGTATAGAAGTTGGTACTGTACCTAACGTGTCCAAGCCTCCGAAGCCGGGCAGCCTGTGGGATGTTAAAGAAGTTCCAAATGGAGTCAAACCAGAGACTTCAAAAAGCAATCAGATAATTGGGCCTAAGAAACAGACTGTGTATACTATTAAGGATAACAAGATTATGCGGCTAGAGCCTGTGCAGCAAGAGGAACGGCCAGATGAGTATCAGGCAGTAGATATTGTGGTACCGGTCAATGCCGCAGAGGAACATTTGTTGGAGGGAACTAAAATGTGTGTTGATGATATTAAGAAGATTGAGAGATTTAAAGATTATGAGCCAGGGATACCTTCTAAG GTGCTGTACCTCAAGAATATCGCCCCGGCGGTGACGCAGGAGCAGCTGTCTCTCCTGTTCAACCAGTTCGTGCTGGACAACGGCGGGCCCGTGGACATTCGACTGATGAGCGGGCGGATGAGGGGACAGGCGTTTGTGGCGTTTCAAA ATGAAGACGTGGCGATACAGGCGATGCACGAGGTGAACGGCACCATCCTGAGCGGGCAACCCGTCATCGCGCAGTTCGGCCGCAACACCAACCGGATCGACGACAGATAA